One region of Halomonas huangheensis genomic DNA includes:
- a CDS encoding histone deacetylase family protein, whose amino-acid sequence MLIIHSDRTRQRRTQTELSGGELVSPFECPERVDYIIQRARDAQLGDIREPMEHGIDPVLAIHDRGYIDFLSTAWQHWKADGHAGEAIANIWPTRRMPGRHIPRNIEGRLGYYALAGETSLTADSFESALLSKDIALTALDHVLDNGNSAFALCRPPGHHAAVDQFGGYCFINNVAVAAQRALDKGHQRVAILDVDFHHGNGTQDIFYARNDVLTLSLHGDPMDEFPYFLGFAEETGEGPGEGFNINYPLPSGTDYTTWAKHLELAKERISEFRPELLIIALGVDTFENDPISSFKLKSEDYLDVGHRIAALGLPTLFVMEGGYAVEEIGINAVNVLKGFSNA is encoded by the coding sequence ATGTTGATTATCCATAGCGACAGGACACGCCAACGCCGCACGCAGACCGAACTATCTGGCGGCGAGCTGGTCAGCCCCTTCGAGTGTCCCGAGCGCGTCGACTACATCATTCAACGTGCTCGCGATGCGCAATTGGGTGACATTCGCGAACCCATGGAGCATGGCATAGACCCGGTGCTGGCTATTCATGACCGCGGCTACATCGACTTTCTGAGCACCGCCTGGCAGCATTGGAAGGCCGATGGCCATGCTGGCGAGGCGATCGCCAATATCTGGCCGACACGCCGCATGCCGGGGCGTCACATCCCGCGCAATATCGAGGGTCGGCTGGGCTACTACGCGCTTGCCGGGGAAACCTCATTAACCGCCGATAGCTTCGAGTCCGCCCTGCTCAGTAAAGACATCGCCCTGACCGCGCTGGACCATGTGCTGGACAACGGCAACAGCGCCTTTGCCTTGTGCCGCCCCCCGGGTCATCACGCCGCGGTCGACCAGTTCGGCGGTTACTGCTTCATCAATAACGTCGCCGTGGCCGCTCAACGTGCATTGGACAAGGGCCATCAGCGGGTCGCGATCCTCGATGTCGACTTTCATCACGGTAACGGCACCCAGGACATCTTCTATGCACGCAACGATGTTCTGACGCTTTCGCTGCACGGTGACCCGATGGACGAATTCCCTTACTTCCTCGGGTTTGCCGAGGAAACCGGTGAAGGGCCGGGCGAGGGGTTCAACATCAACTATCCCCTGCCCAGTGGCACCGACTACACCACCTGGGCCAAGCATCTCGAACTGGCGAAAGAACGTATCAGCGAATTCAGGCCCGAACTGCTGATCATCGCCCTGGGAGTAGATACCTTCGAGAACGATCCGATCAGCTCCTTCAAGTTGAAGAGCGAGGATTACCTCGATGTCGGACACCGCATTGCGGCGCTTGGCCTGCCCACCCTATTCGTTATGGAAGGCGGCTACGCCGTGGAGGAAATCGGCATCAACGCCGTCAATGTTCTGAAAGGCTTCAGCAACGCCTGA
- a CDS encoding Na+/H+ antiporter NhaC family protein, with protein sequence MEDIFPLSGPLVLIPTVVVLALALWTRRALEPLVAGAFVGTLMIDPGNALSTLSDSLMTVMTDEDVAWVIMVCGLMGSIIALLLKSGASRAFATGLLRYITSKPRALIGCWFMGIVLFVDDYLNSLAVGTSMRQVTDRFKTSREMLAYVIDSTAAPISVLIPISTWAVFFGALIEKNGLAPDGQGVMTYIQAIPFMFYPWLAVALVPLVAYRKIPLLGPMKRAELRAENEGKCVPPGAEHIDDEIAHLQAADTTKGSIWAFLIPMASLAFFTWWFDLDFLMGIFVTLGGMIVGFIALKKLSPRETFDNILEGFKSMLDALAVLVAAFLFNEVNTALGLNEYIINAVQPLISAEFLPFIIFALMGFVSFATGSNWGVFVIILPIVTTLGHNLGADMTLVIGATLSASTFGSHACFYSDATVLTAQASGCTPFQHALTQLPYAAMAGCVAALLYLILGFTL encoded by the coding sequence ATGGAAGACATCTTCCCGCTGAGCGGCCCACTGGTACTGATCCCCACTGTCGTGGTACTGGCACTGGCCCTGTGGACAAGACGTGCTCTCGAACCGTTAGTGGCCGGTGCCTTTGTCGGCACCCTGATGATCGACCCCGGCAATGCGCTATCGACGCTGTCGGACAGCCTGATGACGGTCATGACCGATGAGGACGTCGCCTGGGTCATCATGGTCTGTGGCCTGATGGGTAGTATCATCGCGCTGCTGCTCAAGTCGGGGGCTTCGCGAGCGTTCGCCACTGGCTTATTGCGCTATATCACCAGCAAGCCCCGTGCGCTGATCGGCTGTTGGTTCATGGGTATCGTGCTGTTTGTCGACGACTACCTGAACTCACTGGCGGTTGGTACCTCCATGCGCCAGGTGACGGATCGCTTCAAGACTTCACGCGAAATGCTGGCCTATGTCATCGACTCCACTGCGGCCCCGATCAGCGTGCTGATCCCGATCTCGACCTGGGCAGTGTTCTTCGGTGCCCTGATCGAGAAGAATGGCCTCGCCCCCGATGGCCAGGGCGTAATGACCTACATCCAGGCCATTCCTTTCATGTTCTACCCCTGGCTGGCGGTGGCGCTGGTGCCATTGGTCGCCTATCGCAAGATCCCGCTGCTCGGCCCCATGAAACGTGCAGAACTGCGTGCCGAGAACGAAGGCAAGTGCGTACCTCCCGGCGCGGAACACATCGATGATGAAATCGCCCATCTGCAGGCTGCCGATACCACGAAAGGCAGTATCTGGGCCTTCCTGATACCGATGGCATCACTGGCATTCTTCACCTGGTGGTTCGATCTCGATTTCCTGATGGGTATCTTCGTTACCCTCGGCGGCATGATCGTCGGCTTCATCGCCTTGAAGAAGCTGTCACCCAGAGAGACCTTCGACAACATCCTCGAAGGCTTCAAATCGATGCTCGATGCACTGGCAGTACTGGTGGCCGCCTTCCTGTTCAATGAAGTCAACACCGCACTGGGGCTCAATGAGTACATCATCAACGCCGTTCAGCCGCTGATCAGTGCCGAGTTCCTGCCCTTCATCATCTTTGCGCTGATGGGCTTCGTATCCTTCGCCACTGGCTCCAATTGGGGCGTATTCGTCATCATCCTGCCGATCGTGACCACTCTGGGACACAACCTCGGCGCAGACATGACACTGGTCATCGGCGCCACCCTCTCGGCCAGCACCTTCGGTAGCCACGCCTGCTTCTACTCGGATGCCACCGTGCTGACCGCCCAGGCCAGTGGTTGTACACCCTTCCAGCATGCCCTTACCCAGTTGCCTTATGCTGCAATGGCGGGCTGTGTGGCTGCACTGCTCTACCTGATCCTCGGCTTCACCCTATAG
- a CDS encoding ABC transporter substrate-binding protein, which translates to MKGMTSSLLRSASLAAVALVGSGLATTASAQDPYTVGVEASFPPWAYVESGEFKGIAIDAMNAIADEMGIEIEFQDMPFPSLIPALAAEKIDILATGLTVTEERSEAIDFTIPWWETNDVVLVPEDSEANVFTAVCCGARIGVQGGSSQQAWMEENVVNNDIDVELATYESYVTAVDDMAIGRISSVIVDDTSAQEYINAGKPIRMAGKIYIRAPLALAVSKGDPQDLLASLNQGITAIDESGQWQEIIEQYIPGITPPAIPGNMPDFVDTYNKPVAGLPELGNE; encoded by the coding sequence ATGAAAGGTATGACATCTTCACTGCTCCGCTCTGCGTCTCTTGCTGCCGTTGCTCTGGTCGGCAGCGGCCTGGCGACTACTGCCTCTGCTCAGGACCCTTATACCGTCGGGGTCGAGGCATCCTTCCCCCCTTGGGCCTACGTCGAGAGTGGCGAGTTCAAGGGCATCGCCATCGATGCCATGAATGCCATTGCTGACGAGATGGGCATCGAAATCGAGTTTCAGGATATGCCGTTTCCCTCGCTGATTCCGGCACTGGCTGCCGAGAAGATCGATATTCTGGCAACCGGCCTCACGGTTACGGAAGAGCGCAGTGAGGCAATCGATTTCACTATCCCCTGGTGGGAGACCAACGACGTCGTACTGGTGCCAGAGGACTCCGAGGCCAATGTCTTCACTGCCGTGTGTTGCGGCGCTCGTATCGGTGTACAGGGTGGCTCTTCACAACAGGCCTGGATGGAAGAGAATGTCGTCAACAATGACATCGATGTTGAGCTGGCGACATACGAGAGTTATGTCACAGCGGTGGATGATATGGCCATCGGCAGAATTTCATCCGTTATCGTCGACGATACCTCGGCTCAGGAATACATCAATGCTGGCAAGCCAATAAGAATGGCCGGCAAGATCTATATTCGCGCTCCACTGGCACTGGCGGTATCCAAGGGTGATCCGCAGGATCTTCTGGCGTCGCTGAACCAGGGGATCACGGCGATTGATGAGTCGGGACAATGGCAGGAAATTATCGAGCAATATATTCCCGGAATCACTCCTCCTGCGATTCCGGGGAACATGCCGGATTTCGTTGATACGTATAACAAGCCGGTTGCAGGCCTTCCAGAGCTTGGCAACGAATAA
- a CDS encoding NAD(P)/FAD-dependent oxidoreductase, with the protein MTEPRCASYYSATVHQESEYPALEGDHHVDVAVIGGGFTGVNTALELAERGYSVGLVEANKVGWGASGRNGGQVTGSLSGQDAMLKQLSKPLGQQDAEDFVWGLRWRGHRILRERVEKYAIPCDLKFGHLQAAWQPSHIDELKRDYDASQHHDIGRHIEWLDTEATRAVIGTRLYHGAIRNNYNMHLHPLNLCLGEARAAESLGVKLFERSPVRNIVHGDKPRVETDRGRLIANAVVLAGNAYHRLERKTLGGKLFPASLGIVTTEPLSLAQRKAINPDDLAVYDTRFVLDYYRLTADGRLLFGGGANYSGKATADVGAELRPRLEHTFPQLKGIGLDFQWQGMAGIVINRIPQLGQLSPGVFYAQGYSGHGIATSHIVSNIMADAVSGQLEEFDLFANMRHWRIPLSDQLGNALLSAGMWYYQLREKLR; encoded by the coding sequence ATGACCGAACCGCGCTGTGCGTCCTACTACTCTGCTACTGTTCACCAGGAGTCGGAGTATCCGGCGCTGGAAGGCGATCATCATGTCGACGTTGCCGTGATAGGCGGCGGTTTCACTGGCGTGAATACCGCATTGGAGTTGGCCGAACGCGGCTATTCCGTGGGGCTGGTCGAGGCCAACAAGGTGGGTTGGGGAGCCAGTGGACGCAACGGTGGTCAGGTCACCGGTAGTCTCTCGGGGCAGGATGCCATGCTCAAACAGCTGAGCAAGCCACTGGGTCAGCAGGATGCCGAGGATTTCGTATGGGGGCTACGTTGGCGCGGGCACCGTATCCTTCGCGAGCGCGTCGAGAAATACGCCATTCCCTGCGACCTCAAGTTCGGCCATCTACAGGCTGCATGGCAACCCAGCCATATCGACGAACTCAAACGCGACTATGATGCCTCTCAGCATCATGACATCGGCCGGCACATCGAATGGTTGGATACTGAGGCCACCCGGGCGGTGATTGGCACCAGGCTGTATCATGGCGCCATTCGCAACAACTACAACATGCACCTGCACCCACTGAACCTGTGTCTTGGTGAAGCACGCGCTGCGGAATCGCTGGGCGTAAAACTGTTCGAACGCTCACCAGTACGCAATATCGTGCATGGCGATAAACCCCGCGTCGAAACCGACAGAGGACGACTGATCGCCAACGCTGTTGTCCTCGCGGGTAATGCCTATCACCGTCTCGAACGCAAGACGCTGGGCGGCAAGCTGTTCCCGGCTTCTCTGGGCATCGTGACCACGGAGCCCCTGAGTCTTGCACAGCGCAAGGCCATCAACCCCGACGACCTTGCGGTCTACGATACCCGTTTCGTGCTCGACTACTACCGGTTGACTGCCGATGGCCGACTGTTGTTTGGCGGTGGAGCCAACTATTCCGGCAAGGCCACGGCCGATGTCGGCGCCGAGCTGAGACCGAGACTGGAACACACCTTTCCCCAGCTCAAGGGCATTGGTCTCGACTTCCAGTGGCAAGGTATGGCCGGCATCGTCATCAACCGTATCCCGCAACTTGGCCAGCTATCGCCCGGCGTCTTCTATGCCCAGGGCTACTCCGGCCATGGTATCGCCACATCGCATATCGTCAGCAACATCATGGCCGACGCCGTCAGTGGGCAGCTCGAAGAATTCGATCTGTTCGCCAATATGCGCCACTGGCGGATACCGCTCAGTGACCAACTGGGCAATGCGTTGCTCTCTGCAGGCATGTGGTACTACCAGCTACGCGAGAAACTACGCTGA
- a CDS encoding GntR family transcriptional regulator has protein sequence MTQGIDQTAAATAAPRASGGAGDMTASEAPPYMPDTASTRLHRALKLRLCEGDFAPGEVISIRSVAAQYGTSAMPAREALRWLVTEGALVFSDSRKIIVPHLSRERFHEVLYARCNLETEVSRQAFDSLDERDVQILESFDERINTAIAEADLPRYMRGNHRFHFHIYQRSGSTVLLPLIEILWLQYGPSMRQICTRWGASSIADDYHRQITQALRHGDREAFCQAIEADIEQGMMLLD, from the coding sequence ATGACGCAAGGCATAGACCAAACTGCGGCGGCTACCGCGGCACCACGTGCTTCAGGAGGTGCGGGCGATATGACTGCCAGTGAAGCGCCGCCCTACATGCCGGATACGGCATCGACGCGTTTGCACCGTGCGTTGAAGCTACGCCTGTGTGAGGGCGACTTTGCTCCGGGCGAGGTGATCTCGATTCGTTCCGTTGCCGCGCAGTACGGCACCAGTGCAATGCCAGCCCGTGAAGCGCTGCGTTGGCTGGTCACGGAAGGGGCGTTGGTGTTCTCGGATAGCCGCAAGATCATCGTTCCGCACCTTTCGCGCGAACGCTTTCATGAGGTGTTGTACGCGCGCTGTAATCTGGAGACGGAAGTCTCACGCCAGGCGTTTGATTCGCTCGATGAGCGCGATGTGCAGATTCTCGAGAGCTTCGATGAACGGATCAACACCGCCATCGCCGAAGCCGATCTACCCCGCTATATGCGAGGCAACCATCGTTTTCATTTCCATATCTATCAGCGCAGTGGCTCCACAGTACTGCTGCCTTTGATCGAGATTCTGTGGCTGCAATATGGCCCGAGCATGCGGCAGATCTGTACGCGTTGGGGGGCCTCCAGCATCGCGGATGACTACCATCGCCAGATCACTCAGGCGCTGCGTCATGGCGATCGAGAAGCCTTCTGCCAGGCCATTGAAGCGGATATTGAGCAGGGCATGATGTTGCTGGACTGA
- a CDS encoding amino acid ABC transporter permease — MDIYSVLIRDFPFLLKGLGVAVILLVALLIIGFVLGMAICLVQLYGPRTRLVQWPLIMYERVFRGVPIIIMLFIFYYGVSGIYDISAFAAAILAMGLRSAAYQSQIFRSAFKSVPAGQMMAARAMGMSRLKAIRYIVFPQAARHAIGPWTNEFSSEIKETSLAYVIGVVELTRQAHYIITSTQGNVLLVFAVVALLYFILNRTGNSLLYALERKLAVPGFEK, encoded by the coding sequence ATGGATATCTACAGCGTATTGATAAGGGACTTCCCTTTTCTTCTCAAGGGATTAGGTGTGGCTGTGATACTGCTGGTCGCACTGTTGATTATCGGGTTTGTACTGGGGATGGCAATCTGCCTGGTGCAACTGTATGGCCCGCGAACCCGGCTTGTTCAATGGCCGCTGATAATGTACGAACGGGTATTCCGCGGTGTCCCGATCATCATAATGCTGTTTATCTTCTACTATGGCGTATCCGGCATCTACGATATTTCCGCCTTTGCGGCGGCAATCCTTGCCATGGGGCTGCGCTCGGCGGCCTATCAGTCACAGATATTTCGTAGTGCATTCAAATCGGTGCCTGCCGGACAGATGATGGCCGCCAGGGCCATGGGGATGTCTCGACTCAAGGCCATTCGCTATATCGTATTTCCTCAGGCGGCGCGGCACGCGATAGGACCATGGACCAACGAGTTCTCATCGGAGATCAAGGAAACCTCACTGGCCTATGTGATCGGGGTAGTGGAGTTGACTCGCCAGGCGCACTACATCATCACCAGTACACAAGGTAATGTGCTGCTCGTTTTTGCCGTGGTGGCACTGCTTTACTTCATTCTGAACCGTACTGGAAACAGCCTGCTTTACGCTCTTGAACGCAAGCTTGCGGTACCGGGCTTCGAAAAATAA
- a CDS encoding NAD(P)/FAD-dependent oxidoreductase — protein MTIGTETSSTIDSPGNSIYWSASHMEPARRFAPLEGRQQADVVIVGGGFTGLWTAWYLKQLAPDQHIAVVEAECFGHGASGRNGGWVIGNIAGLERHLHGLDTDTRQALCRMLGDNVDDIGAALSDADIDADFHKGGALNVAARYAAQQGLQRSYLAHLHELGFSDRDCRWLNADELTMMARFRRPFGAVFQRQVATLHPRKLIHGLVQQLAASGVQLYEHSRVTSVAERRVSTHEGSVQAQTVVIATEGYSEQLANIRRHVIPVQSLVIATEPLTNATWDALGLDSRPTFADASRLINYGHRTRDGRLVFGARGNYQLGAHPRHDPAISDADIDMRRKLLVDMFPALEDVAVTHGWGGSLGLSRSFRPHAILAGKQGLATAGGYAGEGVAASHLMGRTLAEMILGEDSSRTRAPWAFHGTSLQEVVKRWEPEPLRWLAAQTILTSYATEEALMSRERHLPLISPGLSWLNNTFASVIE, from the coding sequence ATGACTATCGGTACTGAAACAAGCAGCACCATCGACTCACCTGGAAACTCCATTTACTGGAGTGCCAGCCACATGGAGCCCGCGCGACGATTCGCGCCACTTGAAGGGCGCCAGCAGGCCGATGTGGTGATTGTCGGTGGCGGTTTCACCGGACTATGGACCGCCTGGTACCTCAAGCAGCTGGCCCCGGACCAACACATTGCAGTAGTGGAAGCCGAGTGTTTTGGCCACGGCGCCTCGGGACGCAATGGCGGCTGGGTGATCGGCAATATTGCCGGGCTCGAACGCCACCTACATGGTCTGGATACCGACACTCGCCAGGCGCTTTGCCGAATGCTCGGCGACAACGTCGACGACATTGGTGCGGCACTGAGCGATGCCGACATCGATGCGGATTTCCACAAGGGCGGCGCGCTCAACGTCGCCGCACGCTACGCAGCCCAGCAGGGACTACAGCGCAGCTATCTGGCCCACTTGCATGAATTGGGTTTCAGCGACCGGGACTGCCGCTGGCTGAATGCCGACGAGTTGACCATGATGGCACGCTTTCGCCGCCCTTTTGGCGCAGTATTCCAACGCCAGGTAGCAACTCTTCACCCACGCAAGCTGATCCACGGCCTGGTCCAGCAACTCGCAGCCTCGGGAGTACAGCTGTATGAGCACAGCCGCGTAACCAGTGTGGCCGAACGGCGAGTGAGTACTCACGAGGGCAGCGTGCAGGCGCAGACGGTGGTGATCGCTACTGAAGGGTACAGCGAGCAGCTGGCCAATATTCGCCGGCATGTGATTCCAGTTCAGAGCCTGGTGATCGCCACCGAGCCATTGACCAATGCCACGTGGGATGCGCTAGGGCTGGACTCGCGGCCGACCTTTGCCGATGCCAGCAGGTTGATCAACTATGGGCATCGTACCCGTGACGGACGTCTGGTCTTCGGTGCCCGCGGCAACTATCAACTGGGCGCTCATCCCCGGCACGACCCCGCCATCAGCGATGCTGATATCGACATGCGTCGAAAGCTGCTGGTGGATATGTTCCCGGCTCTCGAGGATGTCGCAGTCACCCATGGTTGGGGCGGCTCACTGGGGCTATCGCGCAGTTTCCGTCCCCATGCGATCCTTGCCGGTAAGCAGGGGCTCGCTACGGCGGGAGGATACGCCGGTGAAGGGGTTGCGGCTTCACACCTGATGGGACGCACTCTGGCCGAAATGATACTCGGCGAAGACAGCTCCCGAACTCGAGCCCCCTGGGCCTTTCACGGAACATCGCTCCAGGAGGTGGTCAAGCGTTGGGAGCCGGAACCCCTACGCTGGCTGGCGGCACAGACGATACTGACGAGCTATGCCACTGAGGAGGCGCTGATGAGCAGAGAACGTCACCTGCCTCTGATCAGCCCCGGACTCAGTTGGTTGAACAATACCTTTGCCTCGGTCATCGAATAG